The DNA sequence ttttgggtcagaGGAAATTATTAACACAGGTTCTTCGGGGAGAATTTTTTTAGCTGGAGCACCTTCTTGAGGAAGTTTTCGCAGTGGGGTCTTCTCCTGACAAATATTCGACGTGACTTGATCGCAGGTAGAGCTAGGAGCATGCATATATAcgagggtgatcggttcccaacAGTTAGGAATGGAGAGGACGGTTCTCGAATTGGAAACTGGACCAATGCCCTGAAACGTTATCCGGTTCCGAGTGAGCCAATGAAACGGTGGCACATAACCCGGAGAGATGTTCTTCTCCGACGCATATCGGGGACCGACAATATCGGCGTCCTCTTTCATCCCGACAAAAGtgccaagaaaaaggaagaagagtgaGACCTAATGCTTGGCCCGATGATTGAAAATAGTTTGGAGCGACCGAGTGAGAGAGAAAAGTACAGTAGGCATCTCCAAGttaagggtgcgcatggcaacacttctacttcaaaaattaatttctagtcagaagttgatttttctacttttacttttgagcagaagttgattctTCTACTTCTATTCTATAAGTTGATTTATGATTAGAGAAAAACTTTTGATAACAAGACAAAATTTCAGCTTCTGAAACacaaattcgtttggtaatggttgaaaatttctacttttaaaatattattaacacaaaatcttctacgaaaaattaatgTCGTCGACCAAAAAATCtgttcttcatttttaattttttttaaaatttttttaaagaataatttttattttaaaaaaatcttatttactttttaaaactaaaaaaaatattatttgcataTGTGTGGCGAGCAAGAGCGGAACGTGCAATGGTCGGCAGCTAGCGGGGGTGGGTGGTAGCGAACAATgattggcggcgggcggtgGCCACGGCGGGTGATGGTCGGAGGCGATGGGCGGCAGCAGGTCGATCGTGGGTGGGTGGCGGTTGGCGGTCAATGTATGTCAATGGCGGGCGGCGATTGGCGGCATCATCGGCGGAGCCGTTGTTGGGAGAGAGGCATTGAAAGTGAAAAGAGGTTGAAACGAGAGAGATATTAATATTGAAGAATGGGTGGAAACCacattatctattttatttatggcAAAGGTTAACTACTTAACAGAGTTGACAAGGATGCACAAAGCTATTCCGAAGTCATTGCAAAGAGTTAGATTTTGGACGGGAAAGGACATGTCATGTCGATCCCGCGAGCAACGTATGTATAGCTCCCCTTcacattatgaaaaaataaaataagtttcGAAGTTTAGACAATAATTTCTTCTTGCTTATTTTATGGCACCTCGCGAACATTGAATATTGTTATCTTGTCTTTGGTGTCCCTTTTTCtgctggatttttttatttctatctttttgcCTAGGCCGTCCTTTTGTCCTTTGGGCTTGGGGAGCCTAACGACTCCCAGCCAGTTCATAGTAAATTTATCGAGGGTCGGTTCATAGTAAATCTATTGATTGCTTGAACCACATGGATCAGTTCACATAAAACACATTCATCCCGACGTTACAAGCATATACACATTCAAGAACTTGTTTTCTTAGCAAGCTAACATATAGTAGAGACTAATTTCACATCGCGGATCAAATAGTTTCATCAGCATTTCACAAAGTAGCAAGAGCAAACTACCCCAGCAGGCCAATACGAATGGAgagtttttgaaattgaagaataGCATTTCACTTGAGATCTTCCCCTGTTGAATCGGTCCGTGAGAACCGTTTTGGAATGCAATGAAGCGCTCAACAGCTTTATGGCCTGAGTAAAGATCGCACGGCACAAGACAAGTCATTAAAAATGGGTGCTTGAGAAAAGGCAAGTTATACAAATAGGGGTGCTTCCAGTTTCTAGCAAACAATAGCTCACATAATCTGAACTTGATCATGAAGCTGTATGGCTTCTAAAAAATCTACGTCCTAAACACCATAATTAGATTGGAATGTTTAGTTTCTTCTTCCAAATGCTGAGCATTGATGTGCTCTTAGTTGACGAGTTGACCACATATTGATGGGATGGATCAAGCCTTGTAATCTCATACGAACATCGTAGTTAGCTCTAGAATTGGTTGGTTATTCTCTTATGCCATGTTCCCGACCGGACATACGACTACCAGTTGAAAATCAACCTTCAGATTTCAGTGTTTTATCCTAAATTGGGTCCAAATATTTGTAAGAGGTTGCGACTTTTGTGGGCCTTACCTCGTCCATGCCAAAGTCGATCACCTTCTCTTGGAGATCCCCGATTTCGTGCGCATTGTACCGGTTGAGGAGAGTAATGCAAGAGATGCTGGACATGGGCTTCATGACCAAACCGTCCATCGCCATGTATGTGACCATGCCTCTCACGTAACCGCCCTCCCCACTAGGTACCTTGGCCGAGGATGCGGCACCAGCAGGTGGCCCCGGGACCCATGACAGTTTCTTGCTCATCGTATTGTTGCAACCGGGACATCTTGTAGAAGGGGAATCCGTCACACAGCTATCGCATGAAGCGCCTACGTAGCGAAAACCATTGGCAGCACGAGGGCAAATGTAGTAGTTAAATGGTGCTGAAGGTGGAGCTTCGGGCAACTACTAGCGCGTAACATCCGGATCGGAGCTCCATGTTTTGGGATTCAACAGAGCCTCTTTCTATCTAAGTTCGATTGATGGATATCTGAGATTCTCGACACTCGTATAAAGATTGTACAAGCCACCCACCATGCCCGCTTTGGGGAGAAGACTCACAATAGTTCCAATCGGCAAAGccggaaaatggaaaaggaaatccacGAAGTCCTTTCCGGCTTCGGCAAAGAGGACGGTGTGGTTTCTCTTATCAACAAGAAGCTTCAAACTCATCTTCTTGGTTTCTGCCATGCTCGGCCTTAGTGCGTGCAGAGAATCAAGCATAACCATAAGCCGGTTATCCATGATTTCAACTACAACACGAAGGGAATCGGGCTTGGTCTAGGCAGGCTAAGTCTAACATCGAGCCTAAAAACTCTCATGCCAGCCCATAattggaaaaagggaaaaagtcaaCTAGTCCGTTTAACTTGCATTTTACTTTTCAATCGAGCCCATTTAATCGGTGCAATTGATCCTAACTCGTGCAACTTGtgccattgtcgcgaccctcgatctcgacggcgggagatcgtgggctaatgggtcgcccttccggcccggttgcgtgtggaccttcggacgcgggcctctcccaaggcccattacccaaatcgcggcggaggataaaatcgtggTCGACCTTTcagtgtggtctagtgacatgtgctacgtgtgcatgcctcggagtcactaccaatcgtttcgtggaaggtacgattggaaaccctatcgaatagtcgggagtttctattcgattctgcgagaaccggagaagtgggatcggggacttagttacgccaactatcagaattgacgccctttcgatacctaagttgattgaatttttctaatctcgaatttcatgcagatgagtggggtacgaatcctaaatctaggagttcatgcggatgggagtgactatcctagcaatcacaatcaatcgaagtaaatgcgcaaatcaaggaatccataacgttcggataaatcgcatcaaatcggcgtggcattcctagtatagccctattggcttagagaaaggggtattcaaagcataggagaagatcgggagtgatttggaagcgattcgcccatgaggggcaaaatcgtaattttgagaaaatttggggacgatttgccgaaaagggcaaaatcgtcatttcagaagagattcggagtgagaaatgttgaaaataggattggccacctatactgacccatttcctaatttccaacattttttggaagtccacgagaatttttggagacaaattacccctaaagggtaaaattgtcatttttggaaataggattggccggttgattgtggccattcctcaatttttgagaatttttggaatttttgtgaattttctacaatttttcctaaaattttttttcgattttttaatgatttttcgatttatttatttatttatttattttaccgggtcaacccggtcaacggatcGAGCCAACCTGGTCCACGaaccggttcacccggtccggACCCACGCCCAGACCGGCACACCCCGAAACGGCACCGTTCTCTACCAAGCGCGcccaagaattaaaaaaaatcccgctaaaaaaaaaaatcaacactcgagatttcgccacgtggcgcaagGACAGCAGTCGGATTCATTGACTGAAAtcgacggctcagattgaaGGAGGACTTTATCTCCACCGCACGATTTAAAGGAAGAGATCGACGGTCTAGATCAAAAGGAGCTAataaatcgtgaccgttcgatctagctattttttattttctgaaaatgattttttatttattattttgaattttcgaaaatttgatccaatgATCAGAATGGTGAcacgtggccaaacctgggccgcgcgatcacaaaaatgatttgatttttttttatttttttattttttgcaatcagaatattttgaaaaatccatttattatccgaaAAATCTAAGATTGAGACACGTGGCACAAGCACCACCGTCggatcaattttgtttttttgttatttctgttATAACCACCGgctgacgtggctgccacgtggccACCACGTCAGCGCCACGTCTTCGTTGACCGGTCAAACCCAACCGGAGAAGATGATCGGCACCGGCGGTCCCTCGCCGGCGCCTCATCGGATGGCCATATCTTGGCCGTCCGACTTCGAAATCGCGTGAAACCAACCCCAAAAGACTCCTTTAGGCCTCCTCTACAACATATTCCAGCCATATCACAGCAGAATTATGTTCACCATACCTGCAATTTCCGGCGGAAGTAAACCTCCGGCGCGACTCGCCGTAACCATTCTATGCGcaatctatcctaaaaaaatcaatcatgaAGCATCGCGGAAGGTTGAGAAGACTTATCTGTGGCCTGCGATGTCTCGGTTTGCTCTTAACTGAGCTCACGAGCTCGAGCTTGGTCGGAGTAGTTTGGAGGTCGACTCGGCGATTCAGGCAACGAAACCACAtgtgatcaaaagaaaaaattctgaGCAACGCAAGGCAAAGAGATCGCAACCAATTTCGTGTAAAATGATCGCATATTGCCTAAGATGCCATGTGAGGCCGAGATAGAGCTtcgaagttcgactcacctATTCCGGGCTTCTGGAGCTCCGCCGTGGGGTTAGGGCTGCTCCTCAGGCTCTCAGGAAGCTCTCGGTCCGATCAGCGAGGATCGGTTTCGCCTGGATCGCTCCGACGAGCCCTCAGAAGCTCACGGCTTCAATGGCCAACgcctgcaaaaaaaatttactctctctcgttttttttgttctctctctcccctcttctcTTTTGCGAGCCCCCTCGCTCTTAATTCTGTTACGGGCGTTTTGTTGCTCACCGAATCCCCCTCTGTGCGAGCACTTCGTGGTCGACGCGTTCTCTTGGATGCCAAAAATGGGTCTTCCTCCTTTGTTGGTCTTCCTTGAACTCCCCCAGAGCTCCATGACGCTCTCCCTCGATCTTCCCTCTTTTTTGTTCTGTTGTAGCCCCCCACGAATTAGAGCCTCCCttctattttgttctttttcccattttttctgGAGCCCCCTTGTTGGAGTCCCTTCTTGTTCTATTCTCTCCACCCGAAGACCAATCTACAGAAGCATCACAATGGCACTTCTTTGGGTTAGCTTGGTCAACGAAGTCaacgggttgaccgggttggtCAACCCGACCCCATATcaagtttttctctctctttttttttttttgggtgcaattaactgtccatttgaccaattcgcatgaaattaatgtcaaaattgaacCTTACAACATGGATGCCATTTATGAATGTCAATTTCGaaacaaattggtacaatttcatgcaaaagccccaaatatCAAATTCGACCCGAACATAAAATCTGCtcaattagggccctaattgatcagtttttgtcaatctaacctcaccaatgtgtttagaaTGCTGAAAAACCTATGGGTCAAGGTTCACATGTGCATGGGTTCTCttttaaaatgtttaatttgaCCATGATTAAAAACCGGGGACTAAATCgaaaatgcaaagaagcacaatttgcaatctgctcaaaaattgaaattgattggactaaaatgcaattaaaggtgtaggaatcaaatgtcataactgactcaaagtaagaaaaacaatagaaagaccccaaatgattttttttgctcaatttaggtccacatttgcaaagactcatgtgaccccaagttgaatttttcaatttttaaatggccaaaatgcagagggaattaaaggaaaatattggatattttcccatatttttttaggccgaaaatgctattttttgtgaattttgggtatttttctaatatacggaaaatactaaaaaatgtgaaaaatatcaaaaaaatattttttgttcaaaaatggatccttaagcttggccaaggcttccaaaattgatttttcgattttatgaatttttatggatttttaaagattttttaaaagaaaaactgatcaaaaatcgagtgtcaatgACCATGGAATCATTAATTTCTCACTAAATACCCTTGTCCGAGCCTGTCCAAAAATGTCTCCGAGCTATTGTGGCTCAGGCTAGGCCTGTGGGCACGCGAGTTGCCGGACCCATCATTGGTTCTATTAGACGGTCACCACTCTAAAGCTTTGATCAAGTTGATCGCACTGTGGATCATCGCAACATTTCCAAATCAAGCTGGACTTAGAGAGCAATCTTGAGGCGGTGCCATGGATACcaagagaaaatcgagaaatACTCAAGAGTTTGTCTTACTTTTGTTAGATAAGTACATGTGCAGGAGGTTCCCCTAGAAACATATACGTGATACACTAGAAAAGACGAGAGCATgtataattaagtttttttctaTTAACACTAACTCACAAGAGCGTCAATCATATCACACTAACCGGAGAAAAATCGAGTTCACAGTAGTGGAGTTCGGGAAAAGGCAGGGGCTTTTGAAAAAAGACTAACACTTTATACTTTTGAGTTAGACAAGATAGAGAAAAAACTATGGAGACCGGGTGGCAACGTTTTCCGCTATAGCAATGTGGGGTAGGCACTTCTTGAGGAAGTTTTTACCAGTCAAGTCTTTCGGCTGCGTTTCGTTCGGCTTTGTAGAAAAATCTTTAAGGAGATGCAAAGACTTTACGTTAGAGGGTTTTCATGAGAAGGTGGCGAAATTTTCGGTTGTAGCACCATGGGGTAGGCGCCGCTTGAGGAATGTTTTACCAACCGGGTCGTTcgggtgcgtttggttcggctttcaaaaaaaaatctttaaagagaTGCAAAGACTTTATGTTAAAGGATTTTCATGAGAGGCACTCATTTTCGTAATTACGGTAGTTGCTAAGAAGTTGTGTCAAGTAATCttggaaaatttcatgatagttGCCACGTTATTATTATTCCAATTATTGTCGAATTAATTGAATTAATGATACGAGGCcttaattataaatattcatAAGTGAGAGGATTCATCCTataaaaacaagttaaaagagCCAATGGGCGAGTGGAACAAGTTATATTCCATATAGTATAGATGCGGTTGTACAGTGTAGCTATGATGTGCTTTAATAGTGCCACGAAGTATTGTAACTTTTTTGTTTAGTACATGCACTAAAGCTATAGAACTTCGAAGGTCAAATGAAAATTAGTCCCATAGCTTGAAGACGTGCTAAAAGGGATGGGATAGCTTCGTGTCACCTTCTTGCTTGGCTGGTGGGACAGAGCAAGAACTTTGTCGGTAATGGAAAGTatcaattatcaataaaattatttaaaaaaatcttaaattcatTATACAACAGTCTATTCAatctaaaataatattaaaatataatttaaaattgtAAACCCGCATTTCCATGCGTGCCactaaaattgtatttttagaAATGCGTGATAAGGTAACACAAACTTATAAACCCACTTTTCTCTtatataaactttttgcaatggTTAAAAATTCTCACAATTTATCATAGTCCTAAAATCAAcagctatgaaaaattatttttgaacttttatttttgtgtgcaATGTAAGCacttatgttttcttttataaacttttttgtaggaattaaaaattctcttttgggaATATATATATGACTATAAATTCTCatacaattatttttagaaatgagCGAAAAGGGAATTTTTAActagattttttcctttcaaccaaaaaaaaaaaaaactagattttttccttttatgaaacTTTTGTGATTATTAGAATTTATGACCTGAGAATTTATCGTGACCCTtagcttcttgtttttgttttttttttgtttttgcgggTTCGTAGCCCTTAGTTCAACAGCTATAAGTGATGCGATTTCAtttactttattatttttttgataattaattatagtAATAAAACCACAATGATTCTTATCACTATCGAAGAAGCTCATTGTGTAATTCTCTTCTTAAAGATGACAAGTACCATGTAATAAAACTAAAGCTCATAAAAAGCTATTTGAGAACAAAATAGAATATTTACGTGCCACAGATCTTTGATCATGTATCTACttagaacacacacacacatcaat is a window from the Rhodamnia argentea isolate NSW1041297 chromosome 8, ASM2092103v1, whole genome shotgun sequence genome containing:
- the LOC125316303 gene encoding uncharacterized protein LOC125316303, giving the protein MSKKLSWVPGPPAGAASSAKVPSGEGGYVRGMVTYMAMDGLVMKPMSSISCITLLNRYNAHEIGDLQEKVIDFGMDEAIKLLSASLHSKTVLTDRFNRGRSQVKCYSSISKTLHSYWPAGVVCSCYFVKC